The Gemmatimonadales bacterium genomic sequence CATGTCCACCAGGTCGTGGTAGTTGCCCGCGCGGTAGGCGCGTGGGGCGCCATCGGGCGTCATGCCGGTGGCCACCCGCCAGTTCGGCTCCGTGGTGACCGTCACCTTGGCCGGGAAGTCGAGGCTGCGCCCCTCAGGATAGAGGAAGACGTTGGTGCCGTTGACCATCAGGAAATCGGGCCGGCTCCACGCCATCGCGTTGTCGAGCTGGTTGGCCTGAAAGTCGAAGGTGATGGTCACCTCGCCCTTCCCGGTCGGGCGGATCCGCCAGGTGTCGGGGTCGGCCTTGTCCCAGGCGATCGGAGCGCCACCCTGGGTCACGGTGAAGCTCGAGACCCGCCGCGCGAAGTTGGACACCTCGTAGGCGCCGGGTGTCCAGCTGGGGAGCGACAGCAGGACCGGATTGCTGCCCCCGACTTCGAACCGGGTCGTGACCGCGACGCTCTGGGCCTGCGCGGTGGCGCGGGTAAAGTTGAGGTCGTAGCGGAGGTTGGCAACGGGAGCGGACTGCTGGGCCAGGGCGACGGTTGGAAAGGTCGCGGCGGCGAGGAGAGTCAGGAAGCGACGCATGGGGTCCAGGAGCGGAGGATGGGCAGGGCGGCAGGGCGGCGGCGTGGCCGGCTGCGGGAACAGAGGCCCTACGAGCCTCGCCAACAGAATGTGTCAGCGGACGAGCCGGGCATGTCCCGGGTGCGACACGGCCGCCGGCGTGCGGGTGTTCCGCGCGCCGACGGCCGGTGCGATCACGTCTGGCCGATCGGGCTAGAGGCCGTAGATCGAGGCCGGCACCTTCAGCACGTAGGTGTTGAGGGTGAAGGTCTCGTCGTACGCCGCCCCGACGATGATGGTCCCGTCCGCCGAGGCCGCGACAACGGCCTCCCAGTAATAGTTCTCCGGCAGGGTGATGCCGTTGGCAGCCGCGACGTCGAGCAGCGACACGACACCGCCCGCCTGCGTCCAGAAGAACGGGAACGGAAGCCCGAAGAAGCCCTCGGTCAGGGTGCCGTAGACCACCTGGCCGTTCAGGGCGGTGGCCTGGCCGTATCCGACGTACCCCTCGTAGGCACCAGAGGCGACGTTGATGGTACCGAGCGTCGCGCTCCAGATGAAGGGCATCTGGGCCCAGACACCGGTCACGACCGCACCGTTGCCAGAGATGGCCAGGACTTCGCCCGGGCTGTCATCGGTGAACACGCCGTTCGAGGGAACCAGCGAGCCGACTCCGCTCGCGGTCCAGATGGCCGGGCGGCGATCGATCCAGTAGGTGGCACCGCCCACGTTCGCGTACGCCGAGGCGAATCCGCCGACCATCGTACCGTCATCCGAGACGACCGTGGCGCGGTTGCTCGCCGGGCTGCCGCTCGTCGAGTCGCCGTCGCCGATCAAGTCGAGGGCGACGAAGTTGCCGGCGCCGGCGGCGTCGGTCCAGAGGAAGGCCTCTGAGTTGCAGAGGTTCCAGATCAGGCCAACCGTGGTGTGGCCGGCCGAATCGATATCCCAGGCGCTGCTCAGGTCCTGGTTGCCGGTGTCGGCGTCGTACTCGCAACCGTTGGCGTAGATGCTGCCGAGATCCTGCCAGCCCGCGCCTTCCTGCCAGAGGCCGGCGTTTTCAGGCTTGCCATGGATGGCGCTGACTCGGCCGGCATTCGAGATGCCCGTGGTGAAGTCGAACGCCGCGTCGCCGGCCTGCCCCTTCAGTGTCGACGTGTTGCTGGCCACGTCGTAGAAGTAGAAGTCGGACGTCGCCGAAAACGGGTCGGTCAGCAGGATGGAGGCGCCGTCGGCGCTGATGTCCTCGGCGCGCAGGTTCGGGATCAGGCTCAGCGTGGCGCCCGGGATCGGGGCCGGTTCGGTGGTGTTGTCTTCGCTGCAGCCGGCGAGGGTGCCGGCCAGCAGGCCGACAAGCACCAGCGGGCGCAGGGCGCGCGCCGGTGAGGTCCAGCGGGTCATCAGGGTCACGTGCACTCCAGTGTCGATGTGTGGTATGTGGCTACGCCACAACCTGCGCCCGGGGAGGCGAAGGTGCGAAAGGGCTGGAGCACTGAGTCAGGGGGACTCGGGCACGCGAATCAGCAGGAGGGGCTGCCCGACGATGCGGGGCGGAAAATAGGGAGGGGGTATCCCGGGAGTCAACGTGGGGGGGGCGGGGTGCCAAACCCCGTCGAACGGGGTACTTTTTGGGGTCTCTTGCCGGGTGTACCCCGGCCTGGCCTGCCCTCTTCGAGGTTGTCTCCATGCGCACTTCCCGTTTCCCGACCGTGGCCTGCTCGGCTGGGCTGCTGGCCCTCGCCGCCTGCTCCCCCCCGTCCATCACCTCCGAACGGAACAGTGACATTCCGGTCCCGGCAGGCGCCACGGTGAGCTTTATCGGCGGCACCACCGAAGGGGCCACGCAGGTGAACCCCGCGGTCTCCAACGAGATCATGCACGTGCGCATCCAGAATGCCGTCAAGACGCAGCTGCAGAAGAAGGGCTACACCGTCGTGGACAGCGGGACGCCGGCCACCTTCCATGTCCGGTATTTCGTCGGCGTCAAGCAGAACACCTCCTACGTCACCACGACCACCGGCGTCGGCATGGCCGGCCCGTACGGCCCCGGCTTCGGGCCGTACGGCTACGGCTATGGCTACGGCTATGGCTACGGCTGGGGCGGGTATGGCGTCTCCACCACCACACCGGTGACCAACACGAACGTCTCGTTCGTGGTGGACCTGGTCCAGGCCACCAGCGGGAAGATCGCCTGGCGCGGCATCTACAACGGCGAGGCCTCCAGCTCACCACCGAGCGACTCCAAGCTGAACTCCCTGGCCCAGTCGATCTTCAGCACGCTGCCGAAGGTCCCGCAGTAAGGCGGGGCAGCAGGGCAGCAATACGAAACCCGTCACCCCGGCGAACGCCGGGGTCCAATGCGTGGTTCCATCCAACCAAGAGTTCGACCGACGAGGTGACACGATGACCGCTATCGTATTCGATACGCGATTCCAACGCGCCGGCGCACTCCTGGCCGTCGTGTTGGCTGCCGGTTGCAGTTCGTCCGTCACCTCGGAGCGCAACGAGGCGATTGCCATCCCCAGCGGGGCCACGGTGACTCTCCCGGTCTCGGGGGCGCAGCGCACCCCGGAGCTGTACCCCACGGTGTCGAACGACAGCATTCACCACATGATCCAGCGCGCCATCAAGGCTCAACTCGCGGCGAAAGGGTACACCGTCGTCGACAGCGGTCAGCCGGCGACGTTTGTCGCGCGGTACTTCCTTGGCGTGCAGACCTCGTCGCGGTACGCCGCCACCGCGGGCGGGGTCAGCGGTCCGCCAATCCAGGGCATCGGCAATGGGTACGGCCGGACGCAGGACACCCCGCTCTCGGCCCTTCCGTCGCCGGGCCAGATCCACAACGTGACCTTTGAAGCGGCGCTGGTGGACGAGAAGGCGGGGCGGACGGCGTGGCGGGGCGTGCTCGATCGCGAACCGAAGAGCACGGCCCCCGACCAGGCGCGCATCAACCAGGTCGTGGGCGAGGTCATGAAGTCGCTGCCCCAGGTTCCCTGAGCCTGCGTGCCGCAAGACCTCTCGTACGTCCTGCTGCTCTTCGTGCTGTTTGTGGTGCCACGGTTCCTGCAGCGCTATCGCCTGCCAGGGGCCGTGACGGCGCTCGCGCTGGGCGTCGGCGCCACAGCCCTCGGACTCTTCCAGCACGACGAAACCATCGCCCTGATGGCCACCTTCGGCATCGTGGCGCTGTTCCTGTTTGCCGGGCTCGACGTCGACCTCGAGGCGCTCAAGCCGGATGCCCGGGTGCTGACCCAGCACCTCGTGATCTGGGGCGCCACCCTCGCGCTCCTCACCACGGCCGCGTCCTGGGTCTTCTCCCTGGCCATCCGGGAGGCGTCGCTGGTCGCGCTGGCGCTGATCACCCCCTCCACCGGCTTCATTCTCGATTCGCTCGACCTCTTCGGGCTCTCCGACAGCGAGAAACGCTGGACCAAGTCGAAGGCCATCGCCTCCGAGCTGCTCGCGCTCATCGTGATGTTCCTGACGCTGCAGTCCACCTCGCCGGAACAGCTGGGACTCAGCGTCCTCGCCATGCTGGCGCTGATCGTGATGTTGCCGCCGGTCTTTCGGTGGTTCGCCGGCCGGATCGCGCCGTTTGCCCCACGCTCCGAGTTCGCGTTCCTCCTGATGGTGGCGGTCGTCGCCGCCTCCGCCACCCGCCGGCTCGGCGTCTACTACCTGGTGGGGGCCTTCGTCGTCGGCCTGTCGGCGCGCCAGTTTCGCGCCCGCCTTCCCGCCATGTCCTCGGAACGGATGCTCGGGGCGGTCGAGGCGTTCGCGTCATTCTTCGTGCCGTTCTACTTCTTTCACGCCGGCGAGTACGTCAGCCACGATGAGTTGAACTGGGTGGTGCTGGGGCTCGGCGCGGCGTTCCTGGTAATCTTCGCCTTGCTCCGCCTCGGCGAGGTCATCCTGCACCGATGGGTGGCGCTGCGCGAAGCACCGAAGAAGAGCCTCCGCATCGGCGTGGCGCTGCTCCCGACCCTGGTGTTCACGCTCGTGATCGTGGATATCCTGCGGGGCCGCCCGGGGGTGACGCCGACGCTGCTCGGCGCGCTGGTCCTCTACACCACGCTCATCACGCTGCTGCCGGGCCTGATCCTGCGAGTGCCAGCGATCGACTACTCAACGCTGCATCTCGACCCGATCGCTCCGCCGCCGGACAGCGGGTTCGGGGCCTCGGGACCCGAATGGCGTGGCGGGGCCTCCGCGTCGCTCACCGAGTCCAATCCGCCACCACCCCCGCCAGCCCCACCACCGAGTGCGGCCGATCGGACGTAGCTGTGCAGGGAGGCAGGGAGGGAGGGAGGCAGGGAGGCAGGGAGGCAGGGAGGCAGGGAGGCAGGGAGGCAGGGAGGCAGGGAGGCAGGGAGGCAGGGAGGCAGGGAGGCAGGGAGGCAGGGAGGCTGAGTTCAATCCCACCTGTCAATCGCACTCACGGAGCCAACCAACCGGGGCGACCTGGTCATGCGGCACCTCTGGGGGTGTTCCTTTAATTAGGGGTGGGCATATGCCCACCCCGGTCCGTCCGCCCGCGCATGCGATGGCCACCAACGGGTTCGTCCATGCCCACCCCGGTCCGTCCGCCCGCGCATGCCCACCAACGGGTTCGTCCATCCGCCCGTCCGCCCGCGCATGCGATGGCCACCAACGGGTTCGTCCATGCCCACCCCGGTCCGTCCGCCCGCGCATGCGATGGCCACCAGCCGGTTCGTTTCCGCCCACCCTGGACCCCCGCTTTCGCCGGGGTGATGGAAAGCAGCCGGACCCCCGCTTCCGCCGGGGTGACGGGAAGCAAACAGCCCCCCGCTTTCGCCGGGGTGACGACAGTCTATCCGCCCTCTCCCCCGCCCCCCTGCCCTGCGGCCCCGCCCGACTCCGGGGCGCCAGCCAGGATCCTCCCATACAGACTGAGGATGTCGCTGCGCCGGAGGAGTCCGACCAGGCGCCCCGACTCCGGATCCACCACCGGCAGGGCGGAGGCGCCACGCGCCCCCATCCGGCGCGTCGCTTCGAGGAGCGAGTCCTCGGGTTCGAGTGACTCCGTCGGCTGGGCTGCCTCCGCCGCAATCAGGATCTGGTGCAGTTCCCGCGGTTCGTTCGCGATGCGGGCCAGGTCGGACACCGTCAGGACGCCGCTCAACTCGCCGTATTCCGTCACCACCGGAAAGACGTCCTGGGTGCCCGCGCCGAGGTGGGTCAGGAACTGTGTGGCGAGCGCGCGCTCCTGAATGACGATCGGCTTCCGATGGTACGCCTCCGCCACGCGCAGGCTCGCGAGCACGTCGCGGTCGGTGCCGTGCACGATATGCTCCCCCTGCCGCCGCAGCCACCCGCTGTAGAGGGAATCGCGCTCCAGCCGCCGCGCCACGAAGTGGCTCACGACGACCGCGAGCATCAGCGGCAGCATGATGGCCGAGTTGTCGGTCATTTCCCAGACCATCAGGATCCCGGTCATGGGGGCGTCGAGCGCCGCGGCGACGACGGCCCCCATCCCCACGATGGCGTAGGGTTCCACGGTCAGGTTCAGCCCGGGGAAGAGCACGATCAGCCCCGCGCCGAAGGCCCCGCCCGCCGCCGCCCCGACATAGAGGGAGGGAGTGAAGAGGCCGCCGGATCCGCCGGTGTTCAGCGTGATGGAGGTGGCGATGATCTTCATCCCGGCGAGGAGAATCAGGAGGTACCAGGCCAGGTCGCCGAAGCGGTCGAGCGGGATGGCCAGGTGCCCGAACCCGACGAGGAGGCCGCTGGAAAAGAACGCGAGGCCACCGACGGCGGCGCCGCCGGCGAGGGCAAGGAGGACCGGCATCCGCTGCCGAAACTTCTCGGCCCAGTCGTCTACGCTGAAGTAGAAGCGCACAAACGCCACCGACGCGAGGCCGGCCACCAACCCGAGGAGGGGATAGAACAGGATGACTTCGCGGGTCAGGCCGTAGCCCTGCTCGAAGGGCACCGGAAAGACCGGATGGTTGCCGAATACCGAGCGGGTGACCACGGCGGCCACGACGCTGCTGACCACGACCGGCGCAAAGGCGGCGATGCTGAACGACCCGAGGATTTCCTCGAGGGCAAAGAAGGCACCCGCCAGCGGCGCATTGAAGGCCGCGGAGATGCCGGCCGCGGCCCCCGCGCCGACCAGGATGATCGTCCGGTTGCCCGAGAAGCGGAACGAGCGCCCCAGCCGCGAACCGACCGCGGCGCCGAAGACGGCAATCGGGCCCTCGGCACCCGCCGAGCCACCGCTCCCGATTGTGAGGGCGCTCGCGGCTGTCCGCACCATCACCGCCCGGGTGGGGATGACCCCCTGGCGCCGCACCACCGCGAGCTGCACGTCGGGAATGGTCAGCCCCTTCTGCCCCGGCGCGAACCGCCGCATGACCCACCAGGCGGCGACGGCCCCGGCGCCGGTCAGGATCGGCCGATAGGCCAGCTGGCCCAGTTCCGGGAGGTAGGCCTCCGGCCAGCTGAAGAAGACCTCGTGGGCCAGGTCGATCAGCTTGTAGAACCCGATGACGCCGAAGGACGCGGCGAGCCCGATCACGACCGCAAAGCCGAGGAGGATCGAATTCTCGCTCAGCTCGAGGCCGTTGAACCAGTCGACGATGTCGTCCCAAACCCCCTGGGCGACGTTGACCGGTCCGTAGGTGGAGTGACGGGCCTGCGCCGCGAGGCGGCGGAGCTGCCGGCGGAGGGTGCGGAGGATGTCGGCGGGTTTCACTTCAGGGGAATCTTTCCGGTTGCGAATTCGTCTGACAAGGTAGCACTATTCACGACGTTGTCACAGCGACCCGCCGCGCCGGCCATGCCTGCGCCCTGTCCCCGTCTACGATGAGAGTCTTCATGCGGTTCTCCCTCCGCCGGCTTGCCCTGGCCACCATATTCGCACTCACCCCGGCCACCGTCATTGCCCAGTCGATCGGCGCCTACACCCCGCCGGTGCAGTGGCCGGAGCGTCCAACGCGCTTCGACCTCCTCCACCAGCGAATTGCCCTGAGCGTGGACTGGTCGCGGCTGGCCATCAGCGGGACGGTGACAACCACCGTCAAGCTGACCACCGTCACCGACACGGTCCGGCTCGATGCGGACCACCTCACCATCACGGGCGCCACCGACGCAAAGGGACGGAAGCTCCGGTACCAGACCGATTCCACCCATGTGACCGTCAAGCTTCCCCGCCGCATGTCCCCCGGCGACACGGCGGTGTTCACCCTGACCTATACCGGCGTGCCCGAGCGCGGCCTCTACTTCGTGCCGCGCAGCCACGTGGTCTGGACCCAGGGCGAGGCCGTCGAGACCCGGAGCTGGGTCCCGACCTATGACTTCCCCAATGACAAGGCCACCTGGGAATTCCTGGTGACCGCCGACCCCGGCATGTCGGTGCTCTCCAACGGCACCCTGACGGAGGTCACCCCGGCACCGGGCGGTCGCCAGGTCTGGCACTGGGTCCAGGAGCAGCCCGCCTCCACCTATCTCTATTCGGTCGTGATCGGGCCGTTTACTGTGCTCCGCGACCAGTGGCGCGGCCGGCCGGTGGACTACTGGGTCGCACCGGACACCGTTCCCGCCGGCTGGCGTACCTTCGGCGAAACCCCGTCGATGATCGAGATCTACTCCCAGGTCCTCGGCGTGAACTACCCGTGGCCCAAGTACAGCCAGGCCGTCATTCCCGACTTCACCTATGGCGGCATGGAGAACGTATCGGCCACCACCCAGACCGACCTCGTGCTGCACGGGGCGGACGGTGAACCCGAGAGCAGCGGCCGGGGCCTCGCGGCCCACGAGCTGGCGCACCAGTGGTTCGGCGACTACACCACCACCGCCACCTGGTCGCACGCCTGGCTCAACGAGGGGCTGACCACCTACATGGAGTCGGTCCAGAACGAGAAGAGCCGCGGCTGGGCCGCCGGCCAGCAGTCGTGGTACAGCCAGCAGCAGCAGGCGATGGGCGCCGACCTCCGGCAGGAACGCCCCCTGGTCTGGGGCGACACTCTGGCCGACCCGATCCAGCTCTTCTTCAGCGGACACATCTACCCGAAGGGCGCCCAGGTGGCCCACCAGCTGCGCCGCCTCCTCGGCGACTCGCTCTTCTGGGCGGGGATGCAGCGATTCCTGCAGGACAACGCCTACAAGCCGGTGCGCACCGAAAACTTCGCGGTGGCGTTCGAGCAGACCGCCAACCGCGACCTCGACTGGTTCTTCGATCAGTGGGTCTATGGCATCGGGTACCCGAAGGTGCAGGTGACGCGGCACTGGGACGCCGCCGCGAAGCAGCTGCACGTCACGGTCACGGAAACCCAGAAGATCGACTCCACCCATCCTCTCTTCCGTTTCCCGGTCACCATCCGCCTGATCACCCCCGATTCGGTGTTGCGGAAGGAGATCATGGTCACGAAGCAGACCGAGACCTTTACCCTGCCGGTGTCGCAGGAACCGCTGTCGTTCCGGTTCGACGAAGGGGCCTGGCTCCTCGGCACCGTCTCCACCGACCAGACGCCGACTGAGTTGTCGGAAATGGCCAAGCACGACCTGGAATACGGCGCGCGGAACTGGGCGCTCCGGGCGCTGGCGGGCAACACCACCGCCGTGGCCGACAGCGCGCGCCGGTTCATCGTGTTGAACGAGCGGGAACCGCTGCTGCGCGAAATTGCGCTTGCGCAGCTCGCCGAGCGGAAGGACCCGGCCGACATCCCGCTGGTCAAGTCGGCGCTGCGTGACCCGGCCAGCGGTGTGCGCGGTGCCGCCATCGATGCCTGGGCCTCCTACGATTCCATCGCGGTCCGGCCGACCGCACGGGACATGCTGCTGACCGACCCCAACTCGGCGGTGCGCCAGACTGCCATCGGCGTCCTCGACCCGGGCGACCCCCAGATCCGCACCCTGCTCGTGAGCCTGACGGCACCTGGCCAGCCGCTCGGCATTCGCCAGTCCGCCGCCGCCCGGATCCGGAATCAGTCGGATCCGGCGGTGGTGGCCGCGCTCATCGCGCTCACCGATCCCTCCAACCCCAGGAACCTCCGGCAGGCGGGGCTGCGCTATCTCGCAGGACGGAGCGACAAGGGTCCAGCCATCACGACGGCCACCACGTACCTCGACGATCCGGATCCGCTCTTCGCGGTCAGCGCGGTGCAGACGCTGGCGCGGGTGGGCGGCCCGGCCGGCAAGGTCACCCTGACCCAGCGGCTGAAGGTGGAGCAGCGGGTGACGGTGGACGACGCGATCCGGGAGGCGCTGGAAGGGAAGTAGGCGGGGCAGCGGGGCAGAAGATTGTCACCCCGGCGAACGCCGGGGTCCAGGTTCACTCCACGCGCACCTCAATGGCTGTCGCTGCCAGGGTCGTGGTGTCAAAGCCCTGGATATGCTTGAAGTACCAGTCGATGTGCACCTGACCGCGGCGGTTCGCTTCGTCCAGCATGGAGTCCGTCAGGTCGGCGACGTCGTTGCCGTCATCCCAGATGGGGGTCCCGATGGCCCAGTTGGTGCCCGAGGCGATCCACCGGGCATCCGTCTCGGCGGCAAACGCCAGGATCAGGTGGTAGTCGCCTGGGCGGTCCGGCCCCGGAATCGCCACGGTGTGACGGGAGATCGCGTCCACCACCGGCGTGGCAAGAGCGGAGATGGTCACGAAATCCTCACGCTTGTCCCCCCAACTCGGGAAGGCGCCCAGGATGACGGAGGCTGCGGGCCAGTAAGCAGAATAGCGGAGGGTGAGGTCGCCCCGGATCGTGTCGCCCGGGGCGATCGTCAGCACAGGGTTGGCCGACGTCAGTTCCTGACCGTTGAGTTGCGCCCGATCCAGCCACAGGGTGGCGCCTTCGGCCCCGCCAAGGGTCACGGTGATCGGCTTCATCCCGTCGGCGGAAAAGCGGAGCGTACGCTCCCCCATTTCCTCCGATGAGAGCGAGGCACTGCTGAACGTCGCAAGGCCCTCGACTGCCGTGGCCGTGGCCGTTCCCAGGACCGAAGCGGAGTTCCCGACCGCCTCCACCCGCACCTCGACCCGCGCATCCCGGACTCGCCTTCCCGAAGCGTCCTGAATCTCGATGATGGGGACTGGCACGAGTGCGTTCTCGTTCCCCGCAATCGGTGCCTGCAACAGCACCAGCCGGGCGGGTCGTGCCTCGCTCCGGTTCACCACCAGCGCCAGCGCCGTCACCATCAGCAACCCCGCCCCCGCCGCCCCCCACTTCTTCGGACGGGTATCCAGGCCCAGGCGCCGATGCATCGGCCGTACACGCAACACGCGCCGCAGCCGGTCCGCTGTCGCGGCGGTCCCGAGCAGGGCGCGCGCCAGGTCGGCGTCCGCGCGAGGATCGCGACGCCGTCGCGCCTCGGCCAGCCAGCGCAGGAAGAGGGGCGCAAGGGCCTCCTCCGCGCCGCCCTGGACCAGCAATTCCGCGGCGCGCTGATGGTCGAACGGCGACATCGACGGCTCCACCAGGAGCGCGGTGCCGAGCCGCCGGGCCAGCTCCCGTTCGCCGCCGGGGCCCGCGCCACGGAGCACCACCTCCGCCAGTTCGTCGTGCCCCAGCCGCCAGCGATCCTCGATGCCGGCCACGAATCCGCGGAGCTCGAGGGAGCCCAGGAGGGCGGCCACCTCCTCCTCCGAGAGTCCGGCCGCGCCGGCGAGCACCCGCGCCCGCAGCGGGGCGGCCGCCGTGGCCAGCAGGGAGAGCAGCAGGCGGGCCTGCGCCCCCAGTGCATCCACCCGCCGGCCCAGCGCGTCACCGGCCGGCAATTCGACGGCAAGCCGCTCAGGGTCGGGACAGCTCCACCCGCGCTCGTCGAGTACCAGCCATTCGTGGTCGAGCACCAGCTGGAGAGTCTCGAGGATCAGGTGCGGTGAGCCCTTCGACGCCTCGTGCAGACGCTGCACCAGGAGCGAGGGCCACGGCTCGTCCGGCAGTGCGCCGACGCTCATGATGAGCGCCTCGACCTCCGCCGCCGTCAGCGGGGTGAGGGTGAGCACCTCGGCGTCGGCCGCGATCAGTTCCTGCCCCCGCGCCGGTCGGCCCGCCGTCACGATCAGCGCGGCGGAGCCGGTCAGCCGGGCACGGAGCCCCGCCAGGAGCTGCAGCGACTCGCCATCCATCCAGTGCACGTCGTCGATCAGGAGCGCCAGCGGCGACTCTTCGAGGAGCGCGAGCAGCAGGTCGGCCAGGGCGAGGGTACGGCGCCGCAGCGCCTCGGTGCCGGTGCTCGGATCGGGTGCGCCGCCGAAGCCGGTCACCAGCGACGGATCGAGCGCCTGCAGCGTGGCCAGGGCGGCCGGCGTCACGCCCGATGCGCCCGGCAACGCGATCAGCGTGCGGGCCAGTTCCGCGGCGAACGCGTAGGCGATCTGGCGAGAGCCCGGCGGGGCGCGCAGGTAGAGGATGCGTCCTCCCATGGCGCGCAACCGGCGCTCGGCATCGCGAAGGAGCCGGGTCTTCCCGAGCCCTGCCGGGGCGGAAAGGTGGAGATGGCGACCCTCGCCGGCGCGGGAGCGTTCCCACGCCTGGGTGATCCGCCGGAACTCCCCTTCCCGCCCGATCAGCTCGGTGGAAAGCAAGGTCGAGGCGAAGGGCGTGGCCGGCGGAGGCATCGCCCGGACGCGTGCGAGGAACGGGACGGTCTGCGGCTCCGGCTCGCGTCGTTCCTCGGAGAGGAGCGCCTCGAGGGCATCGGCCTCGATACCGGCCCCGATCGAATCCCCCGACAGGAGGAGGGTGTCGAGCAGGAAACGCCACGCCGCCTCATTCGCAGGATCGGCATCCCGGTGCTGCCGGGCGATTGCCACCGCTTCCCGGACCGCCCCACGGTCGAGCCGCTCCCGCGCCACGGCATCCAGCGCGCGCATCCACCCTGCACGCAGGCGATCCCGGGCCTTGTCGGCCCAATGCTCGAAGCCTGCCCCGCCCGGAACGCCGAACTCGCTGAGGAAGTCTCCCTCATAGAGTCGAACGGCTTCCTCGAACTGTGCGTTGCGGAGCGCGGTACCGACCTCGTCATGATCGGATGGGATCGGGAGGTTGAGCGTCAACTGCTCGCCGTCGGCAATGAGCGAAGATTCTCCGAGCTTGCGGCGGATTTGCCAGACCGCCTGCCGGAGCGACTGGCGGGCCCGTTCGAGGTCGGAATCGGCCCAGAGGAGGTCGGTGAGGTGGACACGGCTTGCGGTGTGGCCCGGCGCCATCGACAGGTAGACGATGATGGCCAGCGGCTTCCCCGCACCGAACAGGAGTGTCTCCCCCTCGGCCGTCACCTGCACCAGGCGGGGGACGGGGCCGAGCGTCTTGAGGCGGAGGCCGGTGGCCAGGGGTTCTGTTGTCATGGGGTCAGCGTAAAGAATAGCAATCTGGCCCGATTCCGGGAGGGTCAACCCCAATCTCGGCAACGTGTTGAGTGTGTTTCACCGGAAATGACGGGAGATTGACGGCCTGGTGATAGCCTACCAGAATGCGAATGGACTCAGGACCCCATGCCAAGCGCCAGGTGACGCCACCCAAAGCCTGCCCGCAGTGCGGCGCGAGCATGGACGGGGAGGTGACGACAGCGGGAGCCGCACTGCCTTGTCCAGTGTGCATCGCCGCTGCCGCCAGGGCGACGCAGGCGGAACAGACCCGCATCGAGGCCTTCGCCGATTCGGTCGTCGTCACCACCTCGCCTGGCGTGAACCGCTACCGAATTGAACGCCAGGTCGGCCATGAACGGATCAGT encodes the following:
- a CDS encoding AAA family ATPase; this translates as MTTEPLATGLRLKTLGPVPRLVQVTAEGETLLFGAGKPLAIIVYLSMAPGHTASRVHLTDLLWADSDLERARQSLRQAVWQIRRKLGESSLIADGEQLTLNLPIPSDHDEVGTALRNAQFEEAVRLYEGDFLSEFGVPGGAGFEHWADKARDRLRAGWMRALDAVARERLDRGAVREAVAIARQHRDADPANEAAWRFLLDTLLLSGDSIGAGIEADALEALLSEERREPEPQTVPFLARVRAMPPPATPFASTLLSTELIGREGEFRRITQAWERSRAGEGRHLHLSAPAGLGKTRLLRDAERRLRAMGGRILYLRAPPGSRQIAYAFAAELARTLIALPGASGVTPAALATLQALDPSLVTGFGGAPDPSTGTEALRRRTLALADLLLALLEESPLALLIDDVHWMDGESLQLLAGLRARLTGSAALIVTAGRPARGQELIAADAEVLTLTPLTAAEVEALIMSVGALPDEPWPSLLVQRLHEASKGSPHLILETLQLVLDHEWLVLDERGWSCPDPERLAVELPAGDALGRRVDALGAQARLLLSLLATAAAPLRARVLAGAAGLSEEEVAALLGSLELRGFVAGIEDRWRLGHDELAEVVLRGAGPGGERELARRLGTALLVEPSMSPFDHQRAAELLVQGGAEEALAPLFLRWLAEARRRRDPRADADLARALLGTAATADRLRRVLRVRPMHRRLGLDTRPKKWGAAGAGLLMVTALALVVNRSEARPARLVLLQAPIAGNENALVPVPIIEIQDASGRRVRDARVEVRVEAVGNSASVLGTATATAVEGLATFSSASLSSEEMGERTLRFSADGMKPITVTLGGAEGATLWLDRAQLNGQELTSANPVLTIAPGDTIRGDLTLRYSAYWPAASVILGAFPSWGDKREDFVTISALATPVVDAISRHTVAIPGPDRPGDYHLILAFAAETDARWIASGTNWAIGTPIWDDGNDVADLTDSMLDEANRRGQVHIDWYFKHIQGFDTTTLAATAIEVRVE
- a CDS encoding heavy metal-binding domain-containing protein, whose translation is MDSGPHAKRQVTPPKACPQCGASMDGEVTTAGAALPCPVCIAAAARATQAEQTRIEAFADSVVVTTSPGVNRYRIERQVGHERISFITEGGLISEFTAEFYGLLGQRAADAHGQLRSKQHPAIRALMLRAARQGANAVINVELTYEGHTGERARYVLSGTLVLLVPNP